In Nicotiana tabacum cultivar K326 chromosome 11, ASM71507v2, whole genome shotgun sequence, a single window of DNA contains:
- the LOC107801315 gene encoding plasmodesmata-located protein 4-like, which produces MGCSSLNPSAYLYNQFLLKIFLFSLMLLTANTNSIDFHQLVFTTCTANQTFQNDLAISTSSSKLSIVSSLFQEFLDKSSESKFFETYVGDDRIAILGLFQCRNDLNHDQCHTCTNKLVDISSNFCGERIPARVQLSGCYLDYKAEEEREVSKLLMLHKVCSRKKAKSSRFEEEMGYAFAEVESCGMSGNGFCDLSYGKVHVMAQCVGNLGACDCGGCMNKAVQIAHDECAHSIVAEVYLDGCYLSYSYGKHKISSYLDEGNGSGKGTQKLVAIVAGGIVATIFLGVVYYFMKSWGKKDDDW; this is translated from the exons ATGGGATGTTCATCTTTAAATCCCTCAGCTTACCTTTACAATCAGTTCCTTCTGAAAATATTCCTTTTTAGTTTAATGTTATTAACTGCTAACACAAATAGTATAGATTTCCATCAATTAGTTTTCACAACTTGTACTGCAAATCAAACATTCCAAAATGATCTTGCAATTTCTACCTCATCATCAAAGTTATCTATTGTTTCATCTCTTTTTCAAGAATTTCTTGACAAGTCCTCAGAATCCAAATTTTTTGAGACTTATGTAGGGGATGATAGAATAGCCATTTTGGGATTGTTTCAGTGCAGAAATGACCTTAACCATGATCAATGTCATACTTGTACTAATAAACTTGTTGATATTTCAAGTAATTTTTGTGGAGAAAGAATCCCTGCTAGAGTTCAACTTTCTGGTTGCTATTTGGACTACAAGGCAGAGGAAGAAAGGGAGGTTTCAAAGCTTTTAATGCTTCATAAG GTTTGCAGCAGGAAAAAAGCAAAATCGAGTAGATTCGAGGAGGAGATGGGCTATGCATTTGCTGAAGTTGAGAGCTGTGGAATGAGTGGAAATGGATTTTGTGACTTAAGTTATGGGAAAGTTCATGTCATGGCACAATGTGTTGGGAATTTAGGAGCTTGTGATTGTGGTGGATGTatgaacaaagcagtgcagaTTGCTCATGACGAATGTGCACATTCGATAGTTGCAGAAGTATATTTGGATGGATGTTATTTGAGCTATAGTTATGGCAAACATAAGATTTCTAGCTACCTGGATGAAG GGAATGGATCTGGGAAAGGTACACAGAAATTGGTAGCAATTGTAGCTGGAGGAATAGTGGCTACCATTTTTTTAGGTGTAGTTTATTATTTCATGAAGTCTTGGGGCAAGAAGGATGATG ATTGGTGA